One Sphingobacteruim zhuxiongii DNA window includes the following coding sequences:
- a CDS encoding GNAT family N-acetyltransferase: MPISTVLEKNHNRKNFSCGIDELDNYLKLYANHYIKKRLAVCYVIADKGNDVIGYYTLSSNSINLSDIPEDLAKSLKYSEIPVVIIGRLAVHKDYQGNKLGQALLIDALKRIVEISALVGNHAVVVDPINDIATKFYAKLGFVPLKTSNRMFLPLKTIINLFK; this comes from the coding sequence ATTCCAATTTCGACAGTTTTAGAAAAAAATCATAACCGCAAAAACTTCTCTTGTGGGATTGATGAATTAGATAATTACCTAAAACTATATGCAAATCATTACATCAAAAAGCGATTAGCTGTTTGTTATGTTATTGCTGATAAAGGCAATGATGTAATTGGCTATTATACGCTTTCTTCGAATAGCATAAACCTTTCAGACATTCCAGAAGATTTAGCAAAGTCTTTAAAGTATTCAGAAATACCTGTAGTCATAATAGGTCGTTTAGCAGTTCATAAAGATTACCAAGGAAACAAACTAGGGCAAGCATTACTTATCGATGCGTTAAAACGAATCGTGGAAATAAGCGCACTTGTTGGAAATCATGCAGTCGTTGTCGATCCAATTAATGATATTGCCACAAAATTCTATGCTAAACTTGGATTTGTGCCTTTGAAAACGTCAAATCGAATGTTTCTACCTCTAAAAACTATCATTAATTTATTTAAATAG
- a CDS encoding integrase core domain-containing protein: protein MHANEFKSLLGKNEIIQSMSRKGNCWDNAVAESFFKTLKCELVYHRKFANREAARLEIFRYIEGFYHQKRIHSGLGNKTPNEMEKFYKSTSLLVA from the coding sequence ATGCATGCAAACGAGTTTAAGTCTTTATTAGGAAAAAATGAAATTATCCAAAGTATGAGCAGGAAAGGTAATTGTTGGGATAACGCAGTCGCGGAAAGCTTCTTCAAAACACTAAAATGTGAATTAGTTTATCACAGAAAATTTGCAAACAGGGAAGCTGCGAGATTAGAAATCTTTAGATACATCGAAGGATTTTACCATCAAAAAAGAATCCATTCTGGATTAGGTAATAAAACACCAAATGAAATGGAAAAATTTTATAAATCAACTAGTTTATTAGTGGCATAA
- a CDS encoding IS3 family transposase — protein MNLFAVEKMCKIINTSSSSFYKWISRPKSNRDKRTEELSILVKQEHQDSDQIYGSPRITLELNKKNHKISRLMSPD, from the coding sequence ATGAACCTATTCGCAGTTGAAAAGATGTGCAAGATTATAAATACAAGCAGTAGTTCGTTTTACAAATGGATTTCTAGACCAAAAAGCAACAGAGATAAGAGAACAGAGGAATTATCTATACTGGTAAAACAAGAACATCAGGACAGTGACCAAATATACGGCAGTCCTCGAATTACTTTAGAACTGAATAAGAAAAATCATAAAATATCACGTCTTATGTCGCCAGATTGA
- a CDS encoding transposase, translating to MARIFDESFKKMAVELSSLKGSVLEAAKELDLDASRLSKWRVDPRYNGGTLLPKNDKLTPEEQEIRELKSV from the coding sequence ATGGCAAGAATATTTGATGAGTCATTTAAAAAAATGGCAGTAGAGTTGTCCTCTCTAAAGGGCTCGGTTTTGGAAGCAGCAAAAGAGTTGGATCTAGATGCAAGTAGATTAAGTAAATGGCGTGTAGATCCTAGATATAATGGAGGTACACTATTACCAAAGAATGATAAATTAACTCCAGAGGAGCAAGAGATTAGGGAGTTAAAAAGCGTTTAA
- a CDS encoding DUF3945 domain-containing protein — protein sequence MCLHLKVATPPDEVQAPIRVNGEELSEKQQEAFRNGEVVELKDGTKIQHSATDNKGIRSDRKRLILSVLLDGGISYLVFRGIKNLRGRLEPQSEGYSEGYNRALADMMMTDKKLREKGNEKTVQDLAQHLHDKQESRGYTRTLAR from the coding sequence ATCTGTCTCCACTTAAAGGTAGCAACTCCACCCGACGAAGTGCAGGCCCCGATCAGAGTAAACGGCGAAGAACTTTCGGAAAAGCAACAGGAGGCTTTCCGCAATGGTGAAGTGGTGGAACTCAAAGACGGAACGAAAATCCAGCACTCGGCAACGGACAATAAGGGCATCCGTTCAGACCGTAAACGGCTTATCCTATCCGTGCTATTGGACGGTGGTATATCCTACTTGGTATTCCGTGGAATCAAGAACCTAAGAGGTAGGCTCGAACCACAAAGTGAGGGGTACAGCGAGGGGTACAACCGTGCATTGGCCGACATGATGATGACCGACAAAAAGCTAAGGGAAAAAGGGAACGAGAAAACCGTTCAAGACCTTGCGCAACATCTTCATGATAAACAAGAGAGCAGGGGCTATACCCGTACCCTTGCGAGGTAA
- a CDS encoding DEAD/DEAH box helicase — MKDPIGSFETIKENFIRYIKTAFRTKFEGIEKERYDLLNYDRVLYRKPWIEPLPDYVSSGKKINDLTLEDLGNALSDAEVKTFKGLVNTGLVGDFPLHLHQAEMLKQTLLGNNCIITSGTGSGKTESFLLPLFAQLSKELSNWQAPNQKSTSINNWWCDNGGLSAKEIVNTSNFTLSNVVRQRNHETRKAGVRALILYPMNALVEDQMSRLRKALDSDDTRNWLSENTNGNAIYFGRYNGSSPVAGELKKVKDDGAFVINTRKVNQLKGQLQQIETDSNRVAEYIQKTGKIGSEAKDLKSFFQRLDGAEMRCRFDMQVTPPDIMITNYSMLSIMLMRDIDKGIFDETKQWLEESENNIFHLIIDELHLYRGTQGTEVAYLLKLVLNRLGLNPNHPQLRILASSASLEAKEETKEGKESKQFLKDFFGTEKPFKIIEGKNNEITAFSENSRKLPITPFKEIAKKFSEVEGNIADENFISTCEATATQLATTFNLSQDGNGISKLLSVITNPNFQLKERLFSPCQDYKAVCSIQANGDDANGKYFAETIFENTANKDDLENALRGLLIARAMLDEPEFKIIVDKIPDDRKLPRFRFHYFFRNIEGIWASVKPDDVDEIYSDGERTVGKLYSNTRINSENGNRILELLYCDNCGTTLFGGSRLVTGNGTFELLPISPNIEGIPEKTPAKLVEKRSYQEYAVFWACGNQIYDRDNYDLSKLGGTTERYWRQPTLSTEEQGNYKSEWIEASLNCISGDIHFTYDEANKNSEQWIKGYYFTITPNNSNRDIASPDANGNISTIETHKALPSVCPSCGINHSKFKQELRKRKTSSIRSFRTGFAKTTQMFAKELMYQLPSNEEERKLVVFSDSREDAAQVANGIERNHFTDLMREILVNELHSNLMLRFNIIKAFDNKNEEEKERFSNDNQRLFDEMNTLVYHSNSPNRQEKENALGKLNEIRSLTLNVRSLVDITNSINLAPLVRRFVELGINPGGNDISLQTRMRNNDFVSWFNLIDFTNFQWANGADQSYINDLKEGSFDGLASMFFGSLFYSFESSALGYVCINPELEVVADQARSVALAKDEFLQIVNSTIRILGDKYKHNKVEDASPFNLTQYNDFPGQIKKYIRAVANRFSKQENEIGDAVFNTLSISGLLTANKGIQIEELFIKVAQATDQVWTTTRGNRPHLHFSGGICTHSVTALQTPHSKICDDIWKDNYLSYNAIKQQRPPIRLHCEELTGQTDDQFERQRHFRNIILPDEGNRQVKAIDLLSVTTTLEVGVDIGALQAVMLGNMPPQRFNYQQRVGRAGRRGQAYSVILTFCRGRSHDEFYFANPQKITGDAPPTPFLTMGQERIFKRLLAKEILRRAYVEKDIDVSSDEKSSVHGEFGSTDSWDTYRIEITDWINNNKVAIESTVDALLTEQLKGKREEFINWVIDTTTQNGLIGKAQSIRDNEEIATNDISEKFAEGGILPMFGMPTTVKNLYHGINRKLEPLSIDRAQAMAIYEFAPGAQKTKDKAIHQVIGFTSDFINTRRNGNQIVTNVETNNLLPFSLNRWFVRCRSCGFFETYSEERKVELENQNQFDVCPNCGEDNPNKYQRPFMLKSPRGYRTNLSVGSDTKDDSEFLLSRPPIFAEKIGSANTGKISNASISISDNDVTWRVNTNSDRFFTGKLYNTNNKFPFNQNGFWFNNQWLLNDLAVPTNDSNGCSMFVQQNATNTDEQIALASNKNTEIFRIAPSTIPLELDLNMFFSETDLPHVKAQSNGVRSGYYSAAFLLQRILADRLDVDPTEIEIADISMKVLEDGTNRRIAEIILTDELPNGSGFVRFLYNDFQNILSEAMEPSNMNSYLGKIHSQIHQTKCDDACYDCLKVYRNMNYHSLLDWRLGLSMLRVMNDSTFVCGADGNFNFVELQDWLAFAKELRNGFAQSFGFSHTAEIKGLPIIKFGRNQRNVIMIVHPFWNMKDFKEANWLAEIYYEITEHTESNGGKISIIDSFNLHRRPGWCYEKLIER; from the coding sequence ATGAAAGACCCAATAGGTTCGTTTGAAACCATAAAAGAGAATTTTATTCGTTATATAAAAACTGCGTTCAGAACAAAGTTTGAAGGCATTGAAAAGGAGCGTTATGACTTATTGAACTATGACAGAGTACTTTATCGTAAGCCTTGGATTGAGCCTTTGCCCGATTATGTCTCAAGTGGAAAAAAGATAAATGATTTAACACTTGAAGATTTAGGAAATGCGTTGAGTGATGCAGAAGTCAAAACATTTAAGGGGCTTGTAAATACGGGACTTGTTGGGGATTTCCCTTTACATTTGCACCAAGCGGAAATGTTGAAACAAACCTTGCTTGGAAATAATTGCATTATTACTTCCGGTACAGGTTCGGGAAAAACGGAATCATTCTTACTGCCACTATTCGCCCAGCTTTCAAAAGAACTTTCCAATTGGCAAGCCCCAAACCAAAAATCCACAAGTATAAATAATTGGTGGTGTGATAATGGTGGACTTTCTGCAAAGGAAATTGTCAACACTTCGAACTTCACTTTAAGCAATGTGGTAAGGCAACGCAACCACGAAACTAGGAAAGCCGGAGTAAGAGCATTGATACTCTACCCAATGAACGCTTTGGTAGAAGACCAAATGAGCCGTTTGCGAAAAGCATTGGATTCAGACGATACAAGAAATTGGTTAAGTGAAAATACTAATGGCAACGCAATTTATTTTGGAAGATATAACGGGAGTTCACCTGTTGCCGGAGAATTGAAAAAAGTAAAAGATGACGGAGCTTTTGTAATAAACACAAGGAAAGTAAATCAACTTAAAGGACAGTTACAACAGATAGAAACAGATTCAAACCGTGTAGCAGAATACATTCAAAAAACGGGAAAAATAGGAAGTGAGGCCAAGGATTTGAAATCATTTTTCCAACGTTTAGATGGTGCAGAAATGAGGTGCCGATTTGATATGCAAGTCACACCGCCCGACATTATGATTACCAACTATTCAATGTTGAGCATAATGTTAATGCGTGATATTGACAAAGGAATTTTTGATGAAACAAAACAATGGTTAGAAGAAAGCGAAAACAACATTTTTCACTTAATCATTGACGAGTTGCATTTATACAGAGGAACGCAAGGAACAGAAGTTGCGTATTTGCTCAAACTTGTTCTTAATCGTTTAGGCTTAAATCCTAATCACCCACAATTACGCATTCTTGCTTCCAGTGCTTCGTTGGAAGCAAAAGAAGAAACGAAAGAAGGAAAAGAAAGTAAACAGTTTTTGAAAGACTTTTTTGGGACAGAAAAACCGTTCAAAATCATTGAAGGAAAGAATAATGAAATTACAGCGTTTTCTGAAAATAGCAGAAAACTACCAATTACCCCTTTCAAAGAAATTGCAAAAAAGTTTTCGGAAGTAGAAGGAAACATAGCTGATGAAAATTTTATTTCAACTTGCGAAGCAACAGCAACGCAACTTGCAACAACGTTCAATTTATCACAAGACGGAAATGGAATTTCAAAATTACTATCGGTAATTACCAATCCAAACTTTCAATTGAAAGAACGTTTATTTTCGCCTTGTCAGGATTACAAAGCTGTTTGCTCAATACAAGCAAATGGCGATGATGCAAATGGAAAATATTTTGCTGAAACAATTTTTGAAAATACAGCTAACAAAGATGATTTAGAAAACGCTTTGCGTGGTTTATTGATTGCAAGAGCAATGTTAGACGAACCTGAATTCAAAATCATTGTAGACAAAATTCCTGATGACAGAAAGTTGCCACGTTTCAGATTTCACTATTTCTTTAGAAACATCGAAGGTATTTGGGCTTCTGTAAAACCTGATGACGTTGATGAAATATATTCTGATGGAGAACGCACAGTTGGAAAACTTTATTCTAATACACGAATAAATTCGGAAAACGGAAATCGTATTTTGGAACTACTTTATTGCGATAATTGCGGAACGACATTGTTTGGCGGAAGTCGATTAGTTACAGGTAATGGTACTTTTGAATTACTTCCAATCAGCCCAAACATTGAAGGCATTCCGGAAAAAACACCAGCAAAATTGGTAGAAAAAAGAAGTTATCAGGAATATGCTGTTTTTTGGGCTTGTGGTAATCAAATTTATGATCGTGACAATTATGATTTAAGCAAATTGGGCGGAACTACTGAAAGATATTGGAGACAACCTACATTAAGTACAGAAGAGCAAGGTAATTACAAGTCTGAATGGATTGAAGCATCATTGAATTGTATTTCTGGGGATATACATTTTACATACGACGAAGCAAACAAAAATTCTGAGCAATGGATTAAAGGTTATTATTTCACCATAACCCCCAATAACTCCAATCGTGATATTGCATCCCCTGATGCAAATGGAAACATCTCCACAATAGAAACACACAAAGCATTGCCAAGCGTCTGTCCAAGTTGTGGTATAAATCATTCAAAATTTAAGCAAGAATTAAGAAAGAGAAAAACATCGTCAATTCGTAGTTTTAGAACAGGTTTCGCCAAAACAACCCAAATGTTTGCAAAAGAGTTGATGTATCAACTTCCAAGCAACGAAGAGGAAAGAAAATTAGTTGTGTTCTCTGATAGTCGTGAAGATGCAGCACAAGTTGCAAACGGAATTGAACGAAATCACTTTACTGATTTAATGCGTGAAATTTTAGTAAATGAATTACATTCAAATTTGATGTTACGTTTTAATATTATAAAGGCTTTTGATAATAAAAATGAAGAAGAAAAAGAAAGGTTTTCAAATGACAATCAACGTCTTTTTGACGAAATGAACACTCTTGTTTACCACTCTAATTCTCCAAACCGACAAGAAAAAGAAAACGCTCTAGGAAAATTAAACGAAATACGGTCACTAACTCTCAATGTAAGAAGTTTAGTTGATATTACTAATTCAATAAATCTCGCACCGCTTGTAAGGCGTTTTGTTGAATTGGGAATAAATCCGGGAGGAAATGATATTTCTTTGCAAACAAGAATGCGGAATAATGACTTTGTTTCTTGGTTTAACCTTATTGATTTCACCAATTTCCAATGGGCAAACGGAGCAGATCAATCATACATAAACGATTTGAAAGAAGGTTCTTTTGACGGGCTCGCATCGATGTTCTTTGGTTCACTGTTCTATTCGTTTGAATCCTCTGCATTGGGTTATGTGTGTATAAATCCGGAATTAGAAGTTGTAGCAGACCAAGCGAGATCGGTTGCTTTAGCAAAAGATGAGTTTTTACAAATTGTAAATTCTACAATTAGGATTTTAGGGGACAAGTACAAACATAACAAAGTCGAAGATGCAAGTCCTTTCAACTTGACGCAATACAATGATTTTCCGGGGCAAATAAAAAAGTACATTCGTGCCGTTGCAAATAGGTTTTCAAAACAAGAAAACGAAATTGGTGATGCAGTATTCAATACACTTTCAATAAGCGGTTTGTTGACAGCTAATAAAGGAATTCAAATTGAAGAACTTTTCATCAAAGTTGCACAAGCAACCGATCAAGTGTGGACAACTACAAGAGGAAATAGGCCACATTTGCATTTTAGTGGAGGCATTTGCACTCATTCTGTGACAGCGTTACAAACGCCACATAGCAAAATTTGTGATGATATTTGGAAAGATAATTACCTTTCTTACAATGCAATTAAACAACAGCGTCCGCCAATTCGTTTGCATTGTGAAGAACTTACCGGACAAACAGACGACCAATTTGAAAGGCAACGGCATTTTAGAAATATCATTTTGCCAGATGAAGGCAATAGACAAGTAAAAGCAATTGATTTGTTGAGCGTAACGACAACACTTGAAGTTGGGGTTGATATTGGAGCATTACAAGCCGTGATGTTGGGAAATATGCCGCCTCAACGTTTCAATTATCAACAAAGAGTTGGTCGTGCAGGTCGTAGAGGGCAAGCCTATTCCGTGATTTTGACTTTTTGCAGAGGTAGAAGCCACGATGAATTTTATTTTGCAAACCCTCAAAAAATCACAGGTGATGCACCGCCAACACCTTTCTTGACAATGGGACAAGAGCGGATTTTTAAACGGTTGCTTGCAAAAGAAATTTTAAGGAGAGCATACGTTGAAAAAGATATTGATGTTAGTTCTGATGAAAAATCAAGTGTTCACGGAGAATTTGGCTCTACTGATAGTTGGGACACATACAGAATAGAAATTACAGATTGGATAAACAATAACAAAGTAGCGATTGAATCAACGGTTGATGCTTTGCTGACTGAACAACTAAAAGGGAAAAGAGAAGAATTTATCAATTGGGTTATAGATACAACAACCCAAAATGGATTGATTGGGAAAGCTCAAAGTATAAGAGACAACGAAGAAATTGCAACAAACGATATTTCTGAAAAGTTTGCCGAAGGCGGGATTTTACCAATGTTCGGAATGCCAACTACCGTTAAAAACTTGTATCACGGCATAAACAGAAAACTTGAACCACTTTCAATAGACCGAGCGCAAGCAATGGCTATTTATGAATTTGCACCGGGTGCACAGAAAACAAAAGACAAGGCAATTCATCAGGTTATTGGTTTTACAAGTGATTTTATCAATACGCGTAGAAACGGAAATCAAATTGTAACAAATGTTGAAACCAACAACTTACTTCCGTTTTCACTAAACCGTTGGTTTGTTCGTTGTAGGTCTTGCGGGTTTTTTGAAACATATTCGGAAGAACGAAAAGTAGAATTGGAAAACCAAAACCAATTTGATGTTTGTCCAAATTGTGGTGAAGACAACCCAAATAAATATCAACGACCTTTCATGCTGAAATCACCAAGAGGATACAGAACAAATCTTTCAGTAGGAAGCGATACGAAAGATGATTCGGAGTTTTTGCTTTCACGGCCACCAATTTTTGCAGAAAAAATCGGTTCAGCAAATACGGGAAAAATAAGTAATGCCTCAATTTCCATTTCAGATAACGATGTTACTTGGAGAGTAAATACAAATTCCGATAGGTTTTTCACAGGAAAACTTTACAACACAAACAACAAATTTCCTTTCAATCAAAACGGATTTTGGTTTAATAATCAATGGCTCTTGAATGATTTAGCCGTACCGACAAATGACAGCAATGGTTGTTCCATGTTTGTTCAACAAAACGCAACAAATACAGACGAGCAAATTGCGTTAGCAAGCAATAAAAATACAGAAATATTCAGAATAGCACCTTCGACTATTCCTTTGGAACTTGACTTGAATATGTTTTTTAGTGAAACAGATTTGCCTCACGTTAAAGCACAAAGCAACGGTGTTCGTTCAGGATATTATTCAGCCGCTTTTTTGCTTCAACGGATTTTGGCTGACAGACTTGATGTTGACCCAACCGAAATTGAAATTGCTGACATTTCAATGAAAGTGCTTGAAGACGGTACAAACAGAAGAATTGCAGAAATTATTTTGACTGATGAATTGCCAAATGGTTCGGGCTTTGTGAGATTTTTATACAACGATTTTCAAAACATTCTTTCGGAAGCAATGGAACCAAGTAATATGAATAGTTATTTAGGAAAAATTCATTCACAAATACATCAGACAAAATGTGATGATGCTTGTTACGATTGCTTGAAAGTATATAGGAATATGAATTATCACAGTTTGCTTGATTGGCGATTAGGTTTATCAATGCTCCGTGTGATGAATGATTCAACTTTCGTTTGCGGTGCTGATGGAAATTTCAACTTTGTCGAATTACAAGATTGGCTTGCTTTTGCAAAAGAGTTGAGAAATGGTTTTGCTCAGAGTTTTGGCTTCTCACATACAGCAGAAATAAAAGGTTTGCCAATTATCAAATTTGGAAGAAATCAAAGAAATGTGATAATGATTGTTCACCCATTTTGGAATATGAAAGATTTTAAAGAAGCAAATTGGTTGGCTGAAATCTATTATGAAATCACAGAACATACTGAAAGTAACGGAGGAAAAATTAGCATAATAGACTCATTCAACTTACATCGCAGACCGGGTTGGTGTTATGAAAAATTGATAGAGAGATGA
- a CDS encoding PD-(D/E)XK nuclease family protein: MMNRIGEINFKEIKRISPSQFYSMKNCAYKSLLAEAFDKKPLLPLSPNAYFGTVLHKILELIAKGVVKNEDDFNTEFDKQLKIVEEDLQENSFGFFVPLQKKLKNFGLKKIQLKRHLRNEPKQQANLGDINFYSERWFESEDKLIGGKVDLIIENNDNIEIIDFKTGAITKDCLDDEGELYSDVKEEYKEQLKLYAYLYFENTNRFPTSLSLVDLANQKFMVTFSEEECKIIYDEAKNLLKTTNNCISTKSFSVTPTEVNCKYCLYRPACSFFIRKLETDFSFNDVFGEIKDVKKFQNGNVSVFLQNGTRQLTIKNFNSEKFDELSYKRKKKISIYNLRKESTDFVYSVTDTTMIYEQI; this comes from the coding sequence ATGATGAATAGAATTGGAGAAATAAATTTCAAGGAAATCAAACGTATTTCGCCAAGCCAATTTTATTCAATGAAAAATTGTGCTTACAAATCTTTATTGGCAGAAGCGTTTGATAAGAAGCCTTTACTTCCACTTTCGCCTAATGCCTATTTCGGTACAGTATTGCACAAAATACTTGAATTGATTGCAAAAGGGGTTGTAAAAAATGAAGATGATTTTAATACGGAGTTTGATAAGCAATTGAAAATAGTTGAAGAGGATCTGCAGGAAAATAGTTTTGGATTTTTCGTTCCACTCCAAAAAAAGTTGAAAAATTTCGGCTTGAAAAAAATCCAGTTAAAAAGACATTTAAGAAACGAACCTAAACAACAAGCGAATTTAGGTGACATAAATTTTTATTCTGAAAGATGGTTTGAATCGGAGGATAAATTGATTGGAGGGAAAGTTGATTTAATAATTGAAAATAACGATAACATAGAAATTATAGACTTTAAAACCGGAGCGATTACAAAAGATTGTTTAGATGATGAGGGCGAATTATATTCTGATGTAAAAGAAGAATACAAAGAGCAACTTAAGCTTTATGCCTATTTGTATTTTGAAAACACGAATAGGTTTCCAACGAGTTTAAGCTTGGTGGATTTAGCGAATCAAAAGTTTATGGTTACGTTTTCCGAAGAAGAATGTAAAATAATATATGATGAAGCAAAAAATCTTTTAAAGACAACGAATAACTGTATAAGTACAAAATCATTTTCAGTTACTCCAACAGAAGTAAACTGCAAGTATTGTTTATATAGGCCAGCTTGTTCTTTTTTTATCAGAAAACTTGAAACTGATTTTTCATTTAATGATGTTTTCGGAGAAATTAAAGACGTGAAGAAATTTCAAAATGGGAATGTGAGTGTGTTTTTGCAAAATGGTACAAGGCAATTGACCATCAAAAACTTTAATTCTGAAAAATTTGACGAATTAAGCTATAAAAGAAAGAAAAAAATAAGTATTTACAATTTGCGAAAAGAGTCAACAGATTTTGTCTATTCTGTTACCGATACGACAATGATTTATGAACAAATTTAA
- a CDS encoding DNA cytosine methyltransferase: protein MNKFNEHKIPVLSFYSGGGFMDMGFEKAGFEIVWTNEFDKVFAKLHAAGITSWRKSRGNGIKAEIFNTKSITDVKSNEIIKEAFPNGKPEHFGIIGGPPCQDFSMNGSRKGFEGERGKLTIVFFDKILELKPTFFVMENVTGLTKRKETKEFLQALLKRIENEYYVDHEKLNSLDFGVPQHRERIFFVGIRKEFLDKKNVERSSFGKWFPFPINAKYENALTKYNWGKQSEFGASVIKSKDVPIELCVEKCLVPQNQINLTPNANEFFNLHVSEEKLCAINEGETNRPSFKRLHRFKYSPTTCYGNNEVHLHPYEHRRLSVREALRIQGVPDEYVLPEELPLTKKFKMIGNGVPVPLAEAVAEAVLEFIYKNIIKMKV, encoded by the coding sequence ATGAACAAATTTAACGAACATAAAATCCCTGTTCTCTCCTTTTATTCCGGGGGAGGATTTATGGATATGGGCTTTGAGAAAGCTGGTTTTGAAATTGTTTGGACGAACGAGTTCGATAAAGTGTTTGCAAAACTTCATGCAGCTGGGATTACTTCATGGAGAAAATCTCGAGGAAATGGAATTAAAGCAGAAATTTTTAATACGAAGTCAATTACAGACGTAAAATCAAACGAAATAATCAAAGAAGCATTTCCTAATGGAAAACCAGAACATTTTGGAATAATTGGTGGTCCACCTTGCCAAGACTTTAGTATGAATGGTTCGCGAAAAGGTTTTGAGGGCGAGAGAGGTAAACTTACGATTGTTTTTTTTGATAAGATTTTGGAATTGAAACCTACCTTTTTCGTGATGGAAAATGTAACCGGTTTAACAAAAAGGAAAGAAACAAAGGAATTTTTGCAAGCGCTGTTGAAAAGAATCGAGAACGAATATTACGTCGACCATGAGAAGTTAAACTCATTGGATTTTGGTGTTCCTCAACACCGAGAAAGAATTTTTTTTGTTGGAATTAGAAAAGAATTTCTTGATAAAAAAAATGTTGAACGAAGCTCTTTCGGCAAGTGGTTCCCTTTTCCAATAAATGCAAAATATGAGAATGCTTTAACCAAATATAATTGGGGCAAACAAAGTGAATTTGGTGCGTCCGTGATTAAATCTAAAGATGTGCCAATTGAGTTGTGTGTTGAAAAATGTCTTGTGCCACAAAACCAGATAAATTTGACTCCTAACGCAAATGAATTTTTCAATTTGCACGTGAGCGAAGAGAAATTATGTGCAATTAACGAAGGTGAAACAAATAGACCCTCCTTTAAGCGTCTTCATCGTTTCAAATATAGCCCTACAACTTGTTACGGTAATAATGAAGTTCATTTACACCCTTACGAGCACAGACGTTTGTCTGTACGTGAAGCATTGAGGATACAAGGAGTGCCTGATGAATACGTTTTACCGGAGGAATTACCTTTGACAAAGAAATTCAAGATGATAGGAAACGGTGTCCCTGTTCCGCTTGCAGAGGCTGTTGCTGAGGCGGTATTGGAGTTTATTTATAAGAACATAATTAAAATGAAAGTGTAA
- a CDS encoding IS3 family transposase, which yields MAAYVISMHQISISRACKVVNLPKSMYYYRNRKDDSETIAKLRELADRYPTEGQDLYYSRIRHEGLKWNYKRIRRVYQLLGMNRRRKVRRRLPARVKQPLSIPERPLKTWSLDFMSDVLTNKRKFRTLNIIDDFNRQAIAIEVAHSMPANKVTYLLERIIKEQGKPSRFRTDNGPEFISREFRDWCAGKEIDIQYIQPGRPMQNGYIERFNRTFRESILDAYLFEDTQQVQILAEEWIQDYNYRRPHESLGGKTPMEYDALPAACYQ from the coding sequence ATGGCTGCTTATGTTATTTCTATGCACCAGATCAGCATCAGCAGGGCCTGCAAGGTTGTCAACCTGCCCAAGTCGATGTATTATTACAGGAACAGGAAGGACGACAGCGAAACGATAGCGAAGCTCCGAGAGCTGGCCGATCGGTATCCAACCGAAGGACAGGACCTTTACTATTCACGTATCCGACACGAGGGACTGAAGTGGAACTACAAACGAATCCGCAGGGTGTATCAACTCTTGGGGATGAACCGTCGCAGAAAGGTCAGGAGACGACTTCCAGCCCGGGTAAAGCAACCGTTATCGATTCCAGAAAGGCCGCTTAAAACATGGTCTCTGGACTTCATGAGCGATGTACTGACCAATAAGCGCAAGTTCAGGACCCTGAATATCATTGATGATTTTAATAGACAGGCCATCGCTATTGAGGTTGCGCACAGTATGCCAGCAAACAAAGTAACCTATCTATTGGAACGCATCATAAAAGAGCAGGGAAAACCTTCACGTTTCCGTACGGATAACGGCCCTGAATTTATCAGTAGGGAATTTCGAGATTGGTGTGCTGGCAAAGAAATAGATATACAGTACATTCAACCAGGCAGGCCGATGCAAAACGGTTACATTGAACGTTTCAACCGCACGTTTCGGGAAAGTATCCTTGATGCCTACCTCTTTGAAGATACACAGCAAGTACAGATACTTGCAGAAGAATGGATTCAGGATTACAACTACAGAAGACCACATGAGTCATTGGGAGGAAAGACACCAATGGAATACGATGCCCTGCCGGCGGCATGTTATCAATAG